A single window of Plasmodium reichenowi strain SY57 chromosome 12, whole genome shotgun sequence DNA harbors:
- a CDS encoding isoleucine--tRNA ligase, putative produces ILKKKKKKKKETYSDVMETKNSHLMKELIEKKKKLINKIDDNNNRKNIFKYIKTKDYINCHNGNHFINKFENIIYEKIKNEKYLKKNKKEIFLKLYNKILNKIKIIHDGPPYANNDIHIGHILNKVIKDIYLKYFLFQNYFVLLIHGFDTHGLPIEYNVMKLLKINHIQDLNLNSSYIHNQNESLKNEHVFFKSYINLLNKLKNQHQKKKQISFLSNIFEKINIISKDTIEQQKISTFKNLCKSYASYFVNEQFMSLVSYGIWGYWNYTYITFYKFYEQIQNKVFRELLKNKYIYMSNRPIYHSYATKTVLSDSEIIYKKRVCNSFYFFYTFFKISDTFLLHLLKEFKENKAINDILEFNQDDVTYFLENYSLIVNEIIKNNKENNEGKNILNGNDLFNETNLNDSYIEAQHISNYILKLKNQIIQKIIKKVKILVLTTQMHTIFNNKCLLIHEKYLYRIIHLKYEDEKENQFFIICDKSYNSFSDNLTKYYSKKSPIKEIKNICTLQGNSFMSCTYKNFTNNEENNFIFVSDNEIKESFGTGIVHVAPSHGFTDYNFYYKNNKLKKIYLDISNFQQVEEKKQIRDNNKINISCNDRKTEVSKKIFNENYFIKNNSLSLDVINENVMDENDDLKDEYTELVYKNLEKNIHFIKKYETPSNAQSLLNSLDIMKKKNKKLNINEKDIHSLFFYSFYENILFYFPYEHSYTYDWRSHTTVQIKSLLQIYVDIDKIKNNIPFYQSIKNIHFINKHVKNNLIKTIKDRNEWCISRQKYWGVNIPLKDIELDQNQKIIFNNQIMDVWFDSSVSYIYVLYMCKHILFHTYFNKIWKSVKNYNNTYQKGKGKYKNKINYNNKNENKLSFNIYDVYDQIMNHDEYNIRSMENKDNILLKNILEKKKIFDTSKMYKWINKQIQKGQQKKYYSFQWNSIKDIVFSKNNKEEFFKKHFNIFLCCEGIDQIRGWFQSFFFVFFCLNWINQRKKKMSQLLKNTDKIIDKKGVVIIKREQIKNNIKHYTLNNNNNNNDNGIVTDNSLCSNNTSSIETNSKRRPSHSYLPIKNVIVHNYVVDSNNIKMSKSLNNVISPRELFFEKEKDDILTTSKRKDTQKPDDLNKNTNINNKGNINNNINNNNDILMKTGKRIDLIKKKNKNKDLNKRFNADIVRLWVCCYNFVNRNISISYEILENINKYIYLKLYNTFKFIMNNIYDLNFDGTKDNMKIKWDNIQMIDKFILYKKDNLIKHCTKAYKNFQLQLLIKYIMNFIYTDLAIYIDYSKDRLYIHEKNSINRTNCQKILYKILRDLIILLGPIVPHLSEDIYYNLQLLKNKTKRKYMTTNNNNNNNISIDEGKIKSLFLRPFPKFKNYIQVNLDTLFLIKYYIHKQISPYFSNSLQAIVYIFSNNDNIINLIKSFLRTPDPLEQFNNYDDLRFLFNVSNIFICDNICQVEQKDKNYKTYKIPLPSINEKNQIKNKNKNKNKKKNLNDFFQPNQKPSVDHMLNFDENIEHAIISIGINKTESKRCSRCWMYGTVYSFEGEYFCPRCLNVIKSHYN; encoded by the exons attttaaaaaaaaaaaaaaaaaaaaaaaaagaaacataCTCTGACGTCATGGAAACGAAAAATTCTCATTTAATGAAAGAATTAatcgaaaaaaaaaaaaaactaataaataaaatagatgataataataatagaaaaaatatttttaaatatataaaaacaaaggattatataaattgCCATAATGGAAAccattttattaataaattcgaaaatataatatatgagaaaataaaaaatgagaaatatttaaaaaagaataaaaaagaaattttcttgaaattatataataaaatattgaataaaataaaaataatacatgATGGACCACCATATGcaaataatgatatacatataggtcatatattaaataaagttataaaagatatatatcttaaatattttttatttcaaaattattttgttctaTTAATTCATGGATTTGATACACATGGATTACCTATAGAATACAATGTaatgaaattattaaaaattaatcatatacaagatttaaatttaaacagttcatatattcataatcaaaatgaaagtctaaaaaatgaacatgtattttttaaatcatatattaatttattaaataaattaaaaaatcaacaccaaaagaaaaaacaaatttcttttctttctaatatttttgaaaaaattaatataatttcaAAAGATACTATAgaacaacaaaaaataagtaCCTTCAAAAATTTATGTAAATCTTATGCTTCTTATTTTGTTAATGAACAATTTATGTCCTTGGTATCTTATGGAATATGGGGTTATTGGAATTATACTTATATTACCTTTTACAAATTCTATGAACAAATTCAAAATAAGGTCTTCCGAGAgcttttaaaaaat aaatatatcTACATGAGTAACAGACCAATATACCACAGCTATGCTACAAAGACCGTACTATCAGACAGCGAGATAATTTATAAGAAAAGGGTGTGCAACTcgttttattttttttatactttttttaaaataagtGATACATTTCTTTTACACTTATTAAAGgaatttaaagaaaataaagcGATAAATGATATTTTAGAATTTAATCAAGACGATGtaacatattttttggAAAATTACTCACTTATCgtaaatgaaataataaaaaataataaagaaaataatgaagGAAAAAACATATTGAATGGTAATGATTTGTTTAATGAAACAAATTTGAATGATAGTTATATAGAAGCACAACATATatcaaattatatattaaaattaaaaaatcaaataatacagaaaattataaagaaaGTAAAAATTCTTGTTCTTACTACACAAATGCATAccatatttaataataagtGCTTACTAATacatgaaaaatatttgtatagaattattcatttaaaatatgaagatgaaaaggaaaatcagttttttattatatgtgaCAAATCATATAATAGTTTTTCTGATAActtaacaaaatattattctaAGAAATCACCAATcaaagaaataaaaaatatttgtacTTTGCAAGGTAATTCTTTTATGTCttgtacatataaaaattttacaaataatgaagaaaataattttatctTTGTTTCTGATAACGAAATTAAAGAATCCTTTGGAACAGGTATTGTACATGTGGCTCCTTCTCATGGTTTTACAGATTACAATTTTTactataaaaataataaattaaaaaaaatatatctagATATATCAAATTTTCAACAAGTAGAAGAAAAGAAACAAATTAGAgataacaataaaataaacatcTCTTGTAATGATAGGAAAACGGAAGTGTCTAAAAAGatatttaatgaaaattattttattaaaaataattctttatcACTAGATGttattaatgaaaatgttATGGATGAAAATGACGACCTAAAAGATGAATATACAGAATTggtatataaaaatttggaaaaaaatattcatttcataaaaaaatatgaaacTCCTTCAAATGCACaatcattattaaatagtttagatattatgaaaaaaaaaaacaagaaattaaatatcaatgaaaaagatattcattctttatttttttattctttttatgaaaatatactcttttattttccatatgaacattcatatacatatgattGGAGATCACATACAACTGTTCAAATTAAATCattattacaaatatatgtagatattgataaaataaaaaataatattcctttttatcaaagtattaaaaatatccattttataaataaacatgtaaaaaataatttaattaaaacAATAAAAGATAGAAATGAATGGTGTATTAGTCGTCAGAAATATTGGGGAGTTAATATACCACTCAAAGATATAGAATTAGATCaaaatcaaaaaattatttttaacaaTCAAATAATGGATGTATGGTTCGATTCTTCtgtttcatatatatacgtTTTGTATATGTGTAAACATATTTTGTTCCATACctattttaataaaatatggaaatctgtcaaaaattataataatacatatcAAAAAGGGAAAggtaaatataaaaataaaataaattataataataaaaacgaaaataaattgtcttttaatatttatgatgTATATGATCAAATTATGAATCATGAcgaatataatataagatccatggaaaataaagacaatattttattaaaaaatatattagaaaagaaaaaaatatttgacacttctaaaatgtataaatgGATAAATAAGCAGATACAAAAAGgacaacaaaaaaaatattattcattcCAATGGAATAGTATAAAAGATATAGTTTTctcaaaaaataataaagaagaattttttaaaaaacactttaatatatttttatgttgTGAGGGTATTGATCAAATTAGGGGGTGGTTTCaatcctttttttttgtttttttttgtttaaattGGATAAACcaaaggaaaaaaaaaatgtctCAATTATTGAAAAATACTGATAAAATAATTGATAAAAAGGGGGTGGTCATTATAAAAAGGGAACAaatcaaaaataatataaaacattataccttaaataataataataataataatgataatggTATAGTTACTGACAATTCTTTATGTTCTAATAATACATCTTCTATTGAAACGAATAGTAAACGTCGTCCTTCCCATTCATATCTTCCCATAAAAAATGTCATCGTTCATAATTATGTAGTagatagtaataatattaaaatgagCAAAAGCTTAAATAATGTTATATCACCAAGAGAGTTGTTTtttgaaaaagaaaaggatGATATTCTCACGACGTCTAAGAGAAAAGATACTCAAAAGCCAGATGATCTTAATAAAAACACTAACATCAACAATAAAGGCAACAtcaacaataatattaataataacaatgaTATATTGATGAAAACAGGGAAACGGATTGAtctaataaaaaaaaagaataaaaataaagacCTAAATAAACGCTTCAATGCTGATATTGTAAGGTTATGGGTTTGTTGCTACAATTTTGtaaatagaaatatatcCATTAGCTATGAAATATTagaaaacataaataaatatatttatttaaaattatataatacatttaaatttataatgaATAACATATATGATTTAAATTTTGATGGAACAAAagataatatgaaaataaaatgggataatattcaaatgatagataaatttatattatataaaaaagataatttaataaaacattGTACGAAAGCATATAAAAACTTTCAATTacaattattaataaaatatattatgaattttatatataccGATTTagctatatatatagattaTAGTAAAGATAGATTGTATAtacatgaaaaaaattctaTAAATAGAACAAATTGTCAAAAAATactttataaaatattacgtgatcttattattttattaggACCTATTGTACCTCATTTATCtgaagatatatattataatcttcaacttttaaaaaataaaacaaaaagaaaatatatgacaacaaataataataataataataatatatctatcGATGAAGGGAAAATAAAATCTCTCTTTTTACGTCCATTTCCGAAATTtaagaattatatacaaGTTAATTTAGATACTTTATTtctaataaaatattatattcataaacaaatatcaccatatttttcaaattcCCTACAAGCaatagtatatattttttcaaataacgataatattattaatttaattaaatcGTTTTTACGTACACCTGACCCTCTTGAacaatttaataattatgatgacctacgttttctttttaatgtatccaatatttttatatgtgaTAATATATGTCAAGTAGAGcaaaaagataaaaattacaaaacTTATAAAATACCGTTACCTAgtataaatgaaaaaaatcaaatcaaaaataaaaacaaaaacaaaaacaagaagaaaaatttaaatgaCTTCTTTCAGCCTAATCAAAAACCAAGTGTTGATCACATGTTAAATtttgatgaaaatatagaaCATGCTATAATAAGTATaggaataaataaaacTGAATCCAAGCGTTGTTCAAG GTGTTGGATGTATGGAACGGTATATTCCTTTGAAGGTGAATATTTTTGTCCAAGATGTTTAAACGTTATAAAATcacattataattaa
- a CDS encoding hypothetical protein (conserved Plasmodium protein, unknown function), translated as MNYNEINHNTMMNTNDINHPSHLNNEKNDLSNEENYMNIYDNNNNIIIDNEVDDHLKEKYNHIGEGSPEGANNIISDNNEIHSIHNNNKNNNNNNNNNYNNNTVNNTFGMSINGNETVNNKDINNIHEEIHSNNVESFENLDDYKVNNVIHNVNNLINNDELLMNNINNNNHINEDLSSLNINITQDNNVNNLINPNIGINNNKKVKNKNKNKLLKHMNNNVIDETTNISFENNKKNNINENFLAQNHNYYDNNMVNNMGYNYPTFNNNNNNMYNENMAFIPNNQFMYPQVYHPKLLGENKNKGKNKINPNTYINNYNMNNDNFNNKSSNILYKNIKMNNIEQKKKKKMIHLKTDAAQISSVESTSEDMNYSNEYGSQKKHVEFKETNDPLILHPSTSYIRNIVIKKPSNIRNSIHNLNLYNVNSMTFDSYYTNKNGTNIINKNGANVINKNGTNIINKNGTNIINKNESNTNDRNNKIILNTDQTNSEHNNMENFINSPSYRIYKPPVFISKYIKDMNEEELNDIYTLLNDQIIKSEENDKAINYVKNEIINLYKQNPIQLLTLQKCLSLIKAHRNIIEVMFYILENNKLINMQCDPQYYNTYINNTSYLNYQTVNNIYKHCKNESSYGNHNNYNEFMINNMYNGTSDNYGNLINGDDTSMMGGHDGESTSSKLCSKKYNQINHISNNNNNNNNNSNNNNNNNNNSNNNNNNNNNSNNNNNNNNNNNNHNSCYGNIYNLHNDSNILCDPLSNKLEWNNNEHIETKESIRHNSKSPNYYNNYNYKCISCDKICENTYYILKPTNIKRISYGVIDKCIWCSVCYNSSNYPNVLNSSNFVKVNIPYNLSNNDWNINEIEKLIEGVCKFKNNWEQISEYIQTKTPYECIYKFISMPLSNPYFDLNNLYDINNISLNSYEQNNTLLSLLSFICNNISPYVGAYAAKKIVDYILEKQKEENEKEKKEEIKENDNNNGDNTNKMGDHNEEIINHVYQKEEEKNNINQQNGENVNEINVNNNNNNNSNNLNDDNINDNDHLTLPNENNNISNNNEIKNEGNMENNIEVNNVNNNYQINDNNSVPNNTNDSMKKKPSTYILKDDDMKIIHDTIIKSSKKRSRELANLEEHNLKKLLKELVLLNTRKVQLKLKQHEYLQKYFEYQNEFMVNKGKNENETK; from the coding sequence atgAATTACAATGAAATTAATCATAATACCATGATGAACACTAATGATATAAATCACCCTTCTCATCTTAATAATGAGAAGAATGATTTGTCGaatgaagaaaattatatgaatatttatgataACAATAACAATATCATAATAGACAATGAGGTGGATGATcatttaaaagaaaaatataatcatatagGTGAAGGGTCACCAGAAGGTGCGAATAACATTATATCcgataataatgaaatacATAGCATTcataacaataataaaaataataataataataataataataattacaataataatactgTGAATAATACATTTGGCATGTCCATTAATGGTAATGAAACTGTAAAcaataaagatataaataatatacacGAAGAAATACATAGTAATAATGTTGAAAGCTTTGAAAATTTAGATGATTATAAAGTAAATAATGTTATTCATAATGTTAATAAtcttattaataatgatgaattattaatgaataatattaataataataatcacataaatgaagatttatcttcattaaatataaatattacacaagataataatgttaataatttaattaatcCAAATATAggaataaataataataaaaaagttaaaaataaaaacaaaaataaattattaaaacatatGAACAATAATGTGATAGATGAAACAACAAATATATCctttgaaaataataaaaaaaataatatcaatGAAAATTTTCTTGCACAaaatcataattattatgataataatatggtAAATAATATGGGATATAACTATCCcacatttaataataataataataatatgtataatgaaaatatggCATTTATTCCAAACAACCAATTTATGTATCCTCAAGTTTATCATCCCAAATTACTAGgtgaaaataaaaacaaaggaaaaaataaaattaacCCCAATACATacattaataattataatatgaataatgacaattttaataataaatcatcaaatattttatacaaaaatatcaagatgaataatattgaacaaaaaaaaaagaaaaaaatgattcATTTAAAAACAGATGCTGCTCAAATAAGTTCAGTTGAAAGTACCAGTGAAGATATGAATTATTCTAATGAATATGGTTCCCAAAAAAAGCATGTCGAATTTAAAGAAACAAATGATCCATTAATATTACACCCATCGACATcatatataagaaatattgttataaaaaaaccatcaaatattagaaatagtattcataatttaaatttatataatgttaatTCGATGACATTCGATTCTTATTATActaataaaaatggaactaatataattaataaaaatggagCTAATgtaattaataaaaatggaactaatataattaataaaaatggaactaatataattaataaaaatgaatcTAATACTAATgatagaaataataaaattattttaaatacCGATCAAACTAACAGtgaacataataatatggagAATTTCATAAATAGTCCATCATATAGGATATATAAGCCTCCTGTTTTTATTTCCAAATATATCAAGGATATGAATGAAGAAGAgttaaatgatatatatacattattaaatgatcaaataataaaatctgaagaaaatgataaagcaattaattatgttaaaaatgaaataataaatctatataaacaaaatcCAATACAACTTTTAACCTTACAAAAATGTTTATCGTTAATCAAAGCTcatagaaatattatagaagtcatgttttatattttagagaataataaattgATCAATATGCAGTGTGATCcacaatattataatacttatataaataatactagttatttaaattatcaaacggttaataatatatataaacattgTAAAAATGAATCTTCATATGgaaatcataataattacaaCGAATTTATgattaataatatgtataatgGAACATCTGATAATTATGGCAATTTAATAAATGGGGATGATACAAGTATGATGGGGGGACATGATGGGGAAAGCACTTCATCAAAGTTATGTAGCAAAAAATATAACCAAATTAATCAtattagtaataataataataataataataataacagcaacaataacaataacaataataataacagcaacaataacaataacaataataataacagcaacaataacaataacaataataataataataataaccaTAATAGTTGTTATggtaatatttataatcTTCATAATGATAGCAACATTTTATGTGATCCTTTATCAAATAAATTGGAATGGAACAACAATGAACATATTGAGACCAAGGAAAGTATAAGACATAATAGTAAAAGTCctaattattataataattataattacaaATGTATAAGTTGTGATAAAATATGTGAAAATACatattacatattaaaGCCAACAAacataaaaagaatatcATATGGTGTTATAGATAAATGTATTTGGTGTAGTGTTTGTTATAATTCTAGTAATTATCCAAATGTTCTGAACAGTTCCAATTTTGTTAAGGTAAATATTCCATATAATTTATCAAATAATGATTGgaatataaatgaaatagaaaaattaatagaAGGAGTATGtaaatttaaaaacaaTTGGGAACAAATTAGTGAATATATACAAACAAAAACACCATAtgaatgtatatataaatttatttctatGCCCTTATCAAATCCTTATTTtgatttaaataatttatatgatataaataatatatcacTGAATTCATATGAACAAAACAATACTCTTCTCTCCTTGttatcttttatatgtaataatattagtCCATATGTGGGTGCATATGCtgcaaaaaaaattgtagactatattttagaaaaacagaaagaagaaaatgagaaggaaaaaaaagaagaaataaaagaaaatgataataataatggagataatacaaataaaatggGAGATCataatgaagaaattaTTAACCATGTTTATCAGAaggaagaagaaaaaaataatataaatcaaCAAAATGGTGAAAATGTTAACgaaataaatgtaaataataataataataataatagtaataatttaaatgatgataatataaacgATAATGATCATTTAACATTAccaaatgaaaataataatatttcaaataataatgaaattaaaaatgaaggaaatatggaaaataaCATTGAAGttaataatgtaaataataattaccaaattaatgataataattcaGTACCCAACAATACTAATGACTctatgaaaaaaaaaccatcaacatatattttaaaagacgatgatatgaaaattatacatGATACAATTATTAAATCTTCCAAAAAAAGGTCAAGAGAATTAGCTAACCTAGAAGAacataatttaaaaaaattacttAAGGAACttgtattattaaatacaAGAAAAGTTCAACTAAAATTAAAACAGCATGAATATCTgcaaaaatattttgaatatcAAAATGAATTCATGGTTAATAAGGGGAAAAATGAGAAtgaaacaaaataa